Part of the Cellulomonas hominis genome, TCGCAAACCCGGCTGGGTGGTCGTGCCGCGTCCGCAGCCTCGGTCGCGCTCGGCCTCCGCGAGCGCCGCGGCGCAGCCGGCCTGCAGCGCGGCGCCGACCGCGCCCATCGCGTGGCCGAGCGCCTGCATCTGCTCGGGGGTGAGCACGTCGACCAGGCGGGTCCGCACCGACGCCACGTGCGCGGGCGCCGCGGCGACCAGCCGCTGCCAGCCGGTCTCGGTCATCGTGCAGTTCACCCCGCGGGCGTCCTCCAGGCAGGGGGCGCGCTCGACCAGGCCGTCGGACTCCATGCGGCGGACCGTGTGCGTGAGGCGGCTGCGGGAGTGCGCCAGCTCGCCGGCCAGCTCGGACATCCGCAGCGTGCGGCCGGGCGCCTCGGACAGCCGGACCAGCACCTCGTACTCGCCGAGGGACAGCCCGGTCTCCTGCTCGAGGTCGTGCGCGAGCACGTCCAGCAGCCGGGCGGTGCCGTCCCGGTACGCGCGCCACGCGCGCTGCTCGTCCGCCGTCAGCCAGCGGACGTCCTCGTGCGTCCCCGTCGTCGTGCCCATCGCCGTCCTCCCCTGGTGCGCTCGTCGCCTGCTGCCCACCTGCCGCACTGTGACGTCGGTCGCTGATCGTCCCACAGGTGTTGCGCGCTCGTCCGCAGTGTAGTAGAAATCTCAACTAACCGCAGTTGACACTTCAACTTCTCAGCAGGAGGCACCATGTCCGTCACCACGCTCCCCACGGGTCTCGCCGCCGGCACCTGGGCCATCGACCCCTCGCACACCGAGGCGTCCTTCACGGTCCGCCACGCCGGCATCTCCAAGGTCCGCGGCACCGTCGCGGTCACCGCCGGCGCGATCACCGTCGCCGAGGACCTCACGCTGTCCGCCGTCACCGCGACGCTCGACCCGTCGACCATCAACACCAACGACGCGGGCCGCGACGGCCACCTCAAGTCGGCCGACTTCTTCGACATCGAGAAGTTCGGCGAGTGGACGTTCGCCTCCACCGGCGTGGTCGCGGACGGCGAGGACTACGTCGTGACCGGCGACCTCACCATCCACGGCGTGACCCAGTCCGTCGAGCTGGCCGTCGAGTTCGGCGGCTCCGCCACCGACCCGTTCGGCAACCAGCGCGCCGGCTTCTCCGCCACCACGACCATCTCCCGCAAGGAGTTCGGCATCACCTGGAACGCGGCCCTCGAGGCCGGCGGCGTCCTGGTGAGCGACAAGGTCGTCATCTCCCTCGAGGTCTCGGCCATCAAGCAGGCCTGACCCCGCCGCTCCCCTCCGGGGAGCACCCCTCCCGAGGGCCCGACCGCGACTCCCCTGCCGCGGTCGGGCCCTCGCGGCGTCTGCGGTCGGCGGGTCAGTCCGCCGCGGCGACCGGGGACGCCGCCACGGGGGCGCCGTCCGCGGGCGCGGGCGCGGGCGCGACTGAGCGCTGGCGGGCGTGGAAGCCGAGGATCTGCAGCTCGGAGCCGAGGTCGACCTCGCGGACGTCCACGCCGTCGGGCACCCGCACGGTGCGCGGCGCGAAGTTGAGGATCCCCGTGATGCCCGCGGCGACGAGCCGGTCCGTCGTGGCCTGCGCGGCGGAGCCCGGGGTCGCGACGACGGCGATGCTGGCCTCGGTCTCCTCGATGACGCGCTCCAGGTGGTCGACGTGCTGGACCTCGTGGCCGCCGACGGTGGTGCCGACGAGGTCGCGGTGCGTGTCGAACAGCCCGACGAGCACGAAGCCCCGGTCCGCGAAGCCCGAGTACGTGGCGAGCGCGTGGCCGAGGTTGCCGATGCCGACGATGACGACCTGGCGCTCCTCCGCCATGCCGAGCGCCTGCGCGATCTGCCGGCGCAGGTGGTCCACCTCGTACCCGACGCCACGCCGGCCGCCCGCCCCGAGGTAGGACAGGTCCTTGCGGAGCTGGGCCGGCGAGGCCCCGACGAGCTCGGCGAGCTGGTCGGAGGAGGTCGTCGTCACGCCCTCGGACGCGAGGCCGCCCAGGGAGCGCAGGTATCCGGGGAGTCGGGCGACGGTCGTCGGCGGCAGGGCTCGCACTCCCCCAGGTTAGGCGGTCGGCGGGGCTTCCAGGGCCTCCCGCACGCGCGCCGCGTCGATCTGCCAGTAGCCGACCCGCACGCCGTCCACCTCGACGACCGGCACGAGCTCGCCGTGCACGTCGGCGAGGCCGGCGTCGTCGACGTCCACCTCGGTCCAGGCGGCGCCGTGCTCGGCGGCGACGGCGGCCACCACGGCCCGGGCGTCGTCGCACAGGTGGCAGCCGCGGCGGGCGTACAGCACCACGCGGGCGGGGACGGTCGGGGCGGCGTCGGAGGTCGGCACGGCACGAGCCTAGGCATCTGACTACAGTGGCCGGGTGCCCGAGCCCACCGAGCCCGCCACCGGCGCCGCCGCGCTGCCGGGCCGGGTGGCCGCCTTCTTCGACGTGGACAACACCGTCATCCGGGGCGCGAGCTCGTTCCACCTCGCGGTCGGTCTGTACCGGCGCGGGTTCTTCCGGAGCTCCGACTTCGTGCGGTTCGCCGCGTACCAGGTGCGGTACCTGACCTTCGGGGAGAACCGCCAGCAGATCGACGAGGTCCGCCAGCGGGCGCTGGAGATCATGCGCGGCCGGTCCGTCGCCGAGGTCGTGACGATCGCCGAGGACATCTACGACGAGGTGCTGTCCCTGCGGATCTTCCCCGGCACGCAGCGGCTGCTCGACCAGCACCTGCGGGCCGGCCACGAGGTGTGGCTGGTCACCGCGACCCCGGTGGAGATCGCCGAGATCATCGCCCGGCGGCTCGGGGCGACCGGCGCGCTCGGCACCGTCGCGGAGCACAGGGACGGCTTCTACACCGGCGCGCTCGTGGGCGACCTGCTGCACGGCAAGGCCAAGGCGTCGGCCGTGCGGGCGCTCGCCGAGCGGGAGGGCCTGGACCTGGAGCAGTCGTTCGCCTACGGCGACTCCACCAACGACGTGCCGATCCTGTCCGAGGTCGGGTTCCCCTGCGCGATCAACCCCGACGCCCGCCTGCGCCGGCACGCCGCGGAGGTCGGCTGGCCGATGCGCGAGTTCCGGGGACGGCGCCGCAACGCCACCCGGCGCGGCGTGGACGCGGCGACGGTCGCCGGGTCCGCGTGGGTGCTGGGCCTGGTGGTCCGCACGGTGCGCCGCGCGATCCGCGCCCGCTGGGGCGGCCGGTGACCGCGCACGCCGGCGCCGCCGTGGTCGTCCGGCCCGCCGACGCCGCCGAGGCCGAGGCCGTCGCCGCGCTGGCCGCCGTGACGTTCCCGCTCGCCTGCCCGCCGTCCTCCACACCCGAGGACCACGCCGCGTTCATCGCCGCGAACCTCACCCCCGCGCACTTCGCCGCGCACCTCGCCGACCCCGACCGGGACGTGCTCGTCGCCGACGAGGACGGCGCGCTGGTCGGGTACACCCTGCTGGTCGCGGGCGAGCCGTACGCCCCCGAGGTCGCCGCGGTCGTGCCGCTGCGCCCCACCGTCGAGCTGAGCAAGTGCTACGTCCTGCCCGGCCGGCACGGCGGCGGCGTCGCGGGCGCGCTGATGGCCGCCAGCCTGGACGCCGCCCGCGCGCGCGGGGCCGCCGGCGTCTGGCTCGGGGTCAACGGCGAGAACCTGCGCGCGCAGGCGTTCTACCGCCGGTCGGGGTTCGTGGTGGTCGGGGAGCGCACGTTCCAGGTCGGCGACCAGCGGCACCACGACCTGGTCCTGCACCAGCCCGTCTGACCCGCACCGCCCCGCCCGGCGGGCCCGCGCCGAGCGCCACCCGCGGGCCGGCGCGGAGCCCCGGGGTCACGGCTCCAGGCGGACCACGTTCCACGAGACCGGCGGCACCCGGAGCGTCAGGCGGCCGTCGGCGATGGCCGCGGTGTCGTTCGCCCGCGGGAGCACCGACGTGGCGTCGTCGGCCGTGGCCACCCACGTGTGGTCGGGGTTCGACAGGCTGGTCGCCTCGACGACCCGCAGGCCGGGGACGGACCGGGTGTCGACCTCGAGCGTGACCTCCTCGGTCGTCGAGCGGTTGACCGCGAACAGGGCGACGGCCCCGGTCCCCGGGTCGCGGGTCGCCACGGCGTCCACGAGCGGCACGTCGCCGAACTTCGCGGTCTCGTACGTCGGCACCTCGACGGCCACCTGCAGCACGTCGCCCGCGGCGTACCGGGAGGCCTGCGCGAACGGGTGGAACGTCGTCTGCCGCCAGATCCGGCCGCCGGGCTCGGTCATGATCGGCGCGATCACGTTGACCAGCTGCGCGAGCGACGCGGAGTGCACGCGGTCGGTGTGCCGGAGCAGCGAGATGAGCAGGTTCCCGACGACGACGGCGTCGGCGACGTTGTACTTGTCCTCGAGCAGCACGGGCGCGACCGGCCAGTCGTCGCCCGACGGCGGCACGGACTCCGCGCGCTTCTGGTACCAGACGTTCCACTCGTCGAAGGAGATGTGGATCCGCTTGGCGAGCTTCTTGTGCGCGCGGACCCCGTCGGCCACCGCGGCGACCGAGTCGATGAAGTGGTCCATGTCGACGGCCGACGCGAGGAACGACCCGAGGTCCCCGTCCTCCTCCGCGTAGTAGGCGTGCGCGGAGATCAGGTCGACGTGCTCGTAGGTCTCGGACAGGACGGTCTGCTCCCACTGGCCGAACGTCGGCATCCCGACGCCGGACGAGCCGCACGCCACGAGGGTGAGGTCGGGGTCGATCATCCGCATCGCCCGGGCGGCCTCGGCGGCGATCCGGCCGTACTCGTGCGCGGTCTTGTGGCCGATCTGCCAGGGGCCGTCCATCTCGTTGCCCAGGCACCACATGCGGATGCCGTAGGGGTCGGCGGCGCCGTTCGCCCGGCGGAGGTCGGACAGGGCGGTGCCGCCCCGGACGTTGCAGTACTCGAGCAGGTCGAGCGCCTCCTGCACGCCGCGGGTCCCGAGGTTCACGGCCATCATCGGCTCGGTGCCGGACGCGGCCGTCCAGCGCAGGAACTCGTCGACGCCCACGAGGTTCGGCTCGGTGGAGTGCCAGGCCAGGTCGAGCCGGCGCGGGCGCCGGTCGCGCGGGCCGATGCCGTCCTCCCACCGGTACCCGGACACGAAGTTGCCGCCCGGGTAGCGGACGCTGGAGACGCCGAGCTCGCGGGTGAGCTCGATGACGTCGCCGCGGAACCCGTCGGCGTCGGCGGTCGGGTGGTCCGGGTCGTGGATGCCGGTGTAGACGCATCGGCCGAGGTGCTCGACGAACGCGCCGAACGTCCGGCGGCGGACCGGTCCGACCCGGAACGCCGGGTCCAGGGTCAGGGTGGCGGTGGTCATGCGGCGCAGCTCCTTCGCTGACGGCTCTCCATCGTTGTACACGCCATCCTGCCGATCCCGTCCCGTGCCCGTCAACCGCGGTCCGGTCAGGCGCGCGCCGGGGCGTGGACGCCGGCCGTGGACTCGCGCACCACGAGCTCGAAGTCCGCATACACCTCGACCGGCTCGCCCTCGGCGGTGCCGGCCACCCGCGCGAGCAGCAGCTCCACGGCGGTCCGGGCGATCTGCTCCCGGCCGGGCGCCACCGACGTGAGCGGCGGCGAGGCGTACGCCGCGTCGTCCACGTCGTCGAAGCCGAGCACCGCGACGTCCTCCGGCACGGCCACGCCCCGCGCGTGCAGCGCGCGCAGGGCGCCCAGCGCGAGCGCGTCGTTGAGGCCGAACACCGCGTCGATCTCGGTCCCCGCGTCCAGCAGCCGGTGCATCGCCGCGGCCCCGGTCGACCGGTGCCACGCGCCCGCCTCGGCGAGCAGCGCCGGGTCGAACGGCAGGCCCGCGTCCTCGAGCGCCTGCCGGTAGCCCTGGACGCGCAGCGCGGCGGTGCCGATCGTCTCCCCCTCGTGCGCGCCGATCACCGCGATGCGGGTGCGCCCGCTCTCCACCAGGTGCCGGGTCGCGGCCCGCGCCGCCTCGACGTTGCTCATCGTGACGTGGTCGGCGGGGCCGTGGAAGATCCGCTCGCCCAGCAGCACCATCGGGTAGTCGACGACGAACCGCTCCCGGTCCTCGGCGCCCAGCGCCAGCGGCGAGAAGATCAGCCCGTCCGTGAGGTGCCGCCG contains:
- a CDS encoding MarR family winged helix-turn-helix transcriptional regulator, with protein sequence MGTTTGTHEDVRWLTADEQRAWRAYRDGTARLLDVLAHDLEQETGLSLGEYEVLVRLSEAPGRTLRMSELAGELAHSRSRLTHTVRRMESDGLVERAPCLEDARGVNCTMTETGWQRLVAAAPAHVASVRTRLVDVLTPEQMQALGHAMGAVGAALQAGCAAALAEAERDRGCGRGTTTQPGLRD
- a CDS encoding redox-sensing transcriptional repressor Rex, coding for MRALPPTTVARLPGYLRSLGGLASEGVTTTSSDQLAELVGASPAQLRKDLSYLGAGGRRGVGYEVDHLRRQIAQALGMAEERQVVIVGIGNLGHALATYSGFADRGFVLVGLFDTHRDLVGTTVGGHEVQHVDHLERVIEETEASIAVVATPGSAAQATTDRLVAAGITGILNFAPRTVRVPDGVDVREVDLGSELQILGFHARQRSVAPAPAPADGAPVAASPVAAAD
- a CDS encoding HAD family hydrolase, which gives rise to MPEPTEPATGAAALPGRVAAFFDVDNTVIRGASSFHLAVGLYRRGFFRSSDFVRFAAYQVRYLTFGENRQQIDEVRQRALEIMRGRSVAEVVTIAEDIYDEVLSLRIFPGTQRLLDQHLRAGHEVWLVTATPVEIAEIIARRLGATGALGTVAEHRDGFYTGALVGDLLHGKAKASAVRALAEREGLDLEQSFAYGDSTNDVPILSEVGFPCAINPDARLRRHAAEVGWPMREFRGRRRNATRRGVDAATVAGSAWVLGLVVRTVRRAIRARWGGR
- a CDS encoding glutaredoxin family protein; its protein translation is MPTSDAAPTVPARVVLYARRGCHLCDDARAVVAAVAAEHGAAWTEVDVDDAGLADVHGELVPVVEVDGVRVGYWQIDAARVREALEAPPTA
- a CDS encoding YceI family protein, whose protein sequence is MSVTTLPTGLAAGTWAIDPSHTEASFTVRHAGISKVRGTVAVTAGAITVAEDLTLSAVTATLDPSTINTNDAGRDGHLKSADFFDIEKFGEWTFASTGVVADGEDYVVTGDLTIHGVTQSVELAVEFGGSATDPFGNQRAGFSATTTISRKEFGITWNAALEAGGVLVSDKVVISLEVSAIKQA
- a CDS encoding LacI family DNA-binding transcriptional regulator → MHDVAAIAGVSIKTVSNVINGYPYIRPETKERVEAAIEQLGYRVNITARNLRQGRTGMIGLAVPELSLPYFAELADSVIRAAEPHGVVVLIEQTNAIRERELEVLTSARRHLTDGLIFSPLALGAEDRERFVVDYPMVLLGERIFHGPADHVTMSNVEAARAATRHLVESGRTRIAVIGAHEGETIGTAALRVQGYRQALEDAGLPFDPALLAEAGAWHRSTGAAAMHRLLDAGTEIDAVFGLNDALALGALRALHARGVAVPEDVAVLGFDDVDDAAYASPPLTSVAPGREQIARTAVELLLARVAGTAEGEPVEVYADFELVVRESTAGVHAPARA
- a CDS encoding GNAT family N-acetyltransferase, producing MTAHAGAAVVVRPADAAEAEAVAALAAVTFPLACPPSSTPEDHAAFIAANLTPAHFAAHLADPDRDVLVADEDGALVGYTLLVAGEPYAPEVAAVVPLRPTVELSKCYVLPGRHGGGVAGALMAASLDAARARGAAGVWLGVNGENLRAQAFYRRSGFVVVGERTFQVGDQRHHDLVLHQPV
- a CDS encoding alpha-N-arabinofuranosidase translates to MTTATLTLDPAFRVGPVRRRTFGAFVEHLGRCVYTGIHDPDHPTADADGFRGDVIELTRELGVSSVRYPGGNFVSGYRWEDGIGPRDRRPRRLDLAWHSTEPNLVGVDEFLRWTAASGTEPMMAVNLGTRGVQEALDLLEYCNVRGGTALSDLRRANGAADPYGIRMWCLGNEMDGPWQIGHKTAHEYGRIAAEAARAMRMIDPDLTLVACGSSGVGMPTFGQWEQTVLSETYEHVDLISAHAYYAEEDGDLGSFLASAVDMDHFIDSVAAVADGVRAHKKLAKRIHISFDEWNVWYQKRAESVPPSGDDWPVAPVLLEDKYNVADAVVVGNLLISLLRHTDRVHSASLAQLVNVIAPIMTEPGGRIWRQTTFHPFAQASRYAAGDVLQVAVEVPTYETAKFGDVPLVDAVATRDPGTGAVALFAVNRSTTEEVTLEVDTRSVPGLRVVEATSLSNPDHTWVATADDATSVLPRANDTAAIADGRLTLRVPPVSWNVVRLEP